Proteins encoded by one window of Phycisphaerae bacterium:
- a CDS encoding DUF2075 domain-containing protein, with protein MNRAYYSDPIDEFLDKVPEEILGHLARSSSATGTFLETTQTNAWLEEIGILKSALTPFRGLGSLYFEYSIPRLGKRIDVLALIGSVLFVIEFKVGEERFTSSAEDQVWDYALDLKNFHETSHNLPIAPVLVATRAKCAPATMSYTPQGDRVLLPIRCNSESLGRIFSRVIDFVDGGRTDVSTWERGHYHPTPTIVEAAMALYNGHAVAEISRSDASAINLTKTSQAIGEVIRSSRDQKAKSICFITGVPGAGKTLVGLNVATENIERESELYSVFLSGNGPLVAVLREALARDRVRRESEQGRKVKKNSTLSEVKTFIQNVHHFRDECLIDPGPPIEHVAIFDEAQRAWTLDRTRSFMLQRKKRADFNQSEPEFLISCLDRHPDWGVIICLVGGGQEINTGEAGIREWILALNRQFPHWRIYLSSRLTDSEYGAGEVLHDLALRSNVITHDELHLAVSMRSFRAENVSLLVKQLLDIETDAARATLRQITPQYPIVITRSLQEAKCWIRSQARGSERFGLVASSEAQRLKPHAIDVRTPIDPRLWFLNGKADVRSSYYLEDVATEFQVQGLELDWACVTWDGDFRYAPSGWQHWSFRGDRWIRIKKTDRQMYLKNAYRVLLTRARQGMVIVVPQGSGDDPTRRSEYYDPTFDYLMTIGFPTI; from the coding sequence ATGAATCGCGCATATTACTCCGACCCGATCGACGAGTTCCTGGACAAGGTACCCGAAGAGATCCTCGGGCACCTTGCTCGCAGTTCCAGCGCAACCGGTACCTTTCTCGAAACTACTCAGACCAACGCCTGGCTCGAAGAGATTGGAATTCTGAAGAGCGCGTTGACGCCATTTCGCGGACTGGGTTCACTCTACTTTGAGTACTCAATTCCGCGACTCGGCAAGCGAATTGACGTATTGGCGCTGATTGGCTCAGTGCTCTTCGTCATAGAGTTCAAGGTTGGTGAAGAGAGGTTCACCAGTTCGGCGGAGGATCAAGTTTGGGACTACGCTCTTGATCTGAAGAATTTCCACGAAACCAGCCACAATCTGCCGATCGCACCCGTCCTTGTAGCTACGCGCGCCAAGTGCGCTCCCGCGACCATGTCCTACACCCCCCAAGGCGATCGAGTGCTGCTCCCAATTAGATGCAATTCAGAATCACTGGGCAGGATTTTTTCGCGAGTGATAGATTTTGTTGATGGGGGCCGAACCGATGTAAGCACCTGGGAGCGAGGTCACTACCATCCTACACCAACAATTGTCGAGGCTGCGATGGCCCTTTACAACGGTCATGCGGTGGCCGAAATCTCTCGAAGCGATGCGAGCGCGATCAATCTGACCAAGACGTCGCAAGCGATTGGCGAGGTCATTCGTTCCTCGCGGGATCAAAAAGCCAAATCGATCTGCTTCATTACCGGCGTACCGGGAGCAGGCAAGACTTTGGTCGGACTGAATGTAGCAACCGAGAACATCGAAAGGGAAAGCGAGCTCTATAGCGTGTTTTTGTCTGGAAACGGCCCACTGGTCGCCGTTCTGCGCGAGGCGCTGGCGCGGGATAGAGTGCGTCGCGAGAGCGAGCAGGGTCGGAAGGTCAAGAAGAATAGCACATTGAGCGAAGTAAAGACGTTCATTCAAAACGTCCATCACTTCCGCGACGAGTGCCTCATCGATCCCGGCCCACCGATTGAGCACGTTGCGATTTTCGACGAGGCGCAACGTGCCTGGACTCTCGATCGCACCCGAAGTTTCATGCTTCAGCGAAAGAAGCGTGCGGATTTCAATCAGTCGGAGCCAGAGTTTCTGATCTCATGCCTGGATCGGCATCCTGACTGGGGGGTCATCATCTGTTTGGTCGGCGGGGGGCAGGAGATCAATACGGGGGAGGCGGGTATCCGCGAGTGGATCCTTGCTCTTAACCGGCAGTTCCCGCACTGGCGCATCTACTTATCGTCACGTCTGACCGACAGCGAGTACGGCGCCGGCGAAGTCCTGCACGATCTCGCGCTGCGCTCAAATGTCATAACGCACGACGAGCTTCATCTGGCAGTGTCGATGAGGTCATTCCGGGCCGAGAACGTGTCACTATTAGTCAAACAACTACTCGACATCGAAACTGATGCCGCCCGCGCGACCCTCCGGCAGATTACTCCACAGTACCCGATCGTAATCACTCGAAGTTTGCAGGAGGCCAAGTGTTGGATTAGGAGCCAAGCCCGTGGCTCGGAACGCTTCGGCCTCGTTGCCTCGTCGGAGGCGCAGCGACTCAAGCCGCACGCGATTGACGTGCGTACGCCGATCGACCCACGGCTTTGGTTTCTAAACGGAAAGGCCGACGTGCGCTCTTCCTATTACTTGGAAGACGTGGCCACAGAGTTCCAAGTGCAGGGTCTCGAGCTCGATTGGGCCTGCGTGACCTGGGACGGCGATTTCCGCTACGCGCCCAGTGGTTGGCAGCACTGGTCCTTTCGTGGTGATCGGTGGATCCGAATCAAGAAGACGGACCGGCAGATGTACTTAAAGAACGCGTATCGCGTACTCTTGACACGAGCGCGGCAGGGAATGGTAATTGTAGTTCCTCAGGGCTCTGGGGATGATCCCACCCGCAGGAGTGAATATTATGATCCAACGTTCGATTATCTCATGACCATTGGCTTTCCGACGATCTGA
- the glmS gene encoding glutamine--fructose-6-phosphate transaminase (isomerizing), whose protein sequence is MCGIIGYIGDRPALPILVEGLRRLEYRGYDSAGVALVDRGGLTVSKSAGRLSVLEQQLDFSLPQNRGLGHTRWATHGAPTDLNAHPHTDSTGRIAVIHNGIIENERALRKFLKQQGVSFKSETDTEVLAHLIRHFYDGSIVKAVRLALHEVAGTYGIAVVCADEPDVIVAARKGSPLLVGVGTDEHILASDAAAILSHTTHVVYMGDGEIAEIRADELRLTTLDAIPVAKSVEEIEWNLDQIELAGYEHYMLKEICEQPEAIENCLRGRIDLADGSVHLGGLRDMTRELTRAKRFIITGCGTAWHAALVGEYLFEELIRVPTETEYASEFRYRNPIIDDGTVVIAVSQSGETADTQAAMLEAKQRGATVLGVVNVVGSSIARETDAGVYLHVGPEIGVASTKAFTGQVAVLALMACYLGRRKHLSPSASAAFNTALAQIPAQMRRVLESVDETRAVAERFVDCNNWLYLGRGYNYPVALEGALKIKEVSYIHAEGMPAAEMKHGPIALITDGMPVVCIATAGSQYEKILNNISEVRARGGSIIAIATAGDRHIRQVAEHVLYVPDTAEPLQPLLTAIPLQLIAYHAAVLRGCNVDKPRNLAKSVTVE, encoded by the coding sequence ATGTGCGGAATTATCGGGTACATCGGGGACAGGCCGGCGCTGCCGATTCTGGTCGAAGGGCTTCGGCGGCTGGAATACCGCGGCTACGACTCCGCCGGCGTCGCCCTGGTCGACCGGGGCGGACTCACTGTCTCAAAGTCGGCCGGTCGCCTTTCCGTGCTCGAGCAGCAGCTCGACTTCAGCCTCCCGCAGAATCGCGGCCTGGGCCACACCCGCTGGGCAACCCACGGCGCGCCCACGGACCTCAACGCCCACCCGCATACCGACTCCACCGGACGCATCGCCGTCATCCACAACGGAATCATCGAGAATGAGCGCGCCCTGCGCAAGTTCCTCAAGCAGCAGGGGGTAAGTTTCAAGAGCGAGACCGACACCGAAGTCCTCGCTCATCTCATCCGCCATTTCTACGACGGCAGCATCGTCAAGGCCGTGCGGCTCGCGCTCCATGAAGTGGCCGGCACCTACGGCATCGCCGTGGTCTGTGCCGACGAGCCCGACGTGATCGTCGCGGCGCGGAAGGGAAGTCCGCTGCTGGTCGGCGTGGGTACGGACGAGCACATCCTCGCCTCGGACGCGGCCGCGATCCTCTCCCACACGACGCACGTCGTGTACATGGGCGACGGCGAGATCGCCGAAATCCGCGCCGACGAACTCCGCCTCACCACGCTCGACGCCATACCTGTGGCCAAGTCCGTCGAGGAGATCGAGTGGAACCTCGATCAGATCGAGCTCGCCGGCTACGAGCACTACATGCTCAAGGAAATCTGCGAGCAGCCCGAGGCCATCGAGAACTGCCTGCGCGGGCGCATTGACCTGGCCGACGGCAGCGTACACCTCGGCGGTCTGCGGGACATGACCCGCGAACTCACCCGGGCCAAGCGTTTCATCATCACCGGTTGCGGTACGGCCTGGCACGCGGCACTGGTCGGCGAGTACCTTTTCGAGGAGCTGATCCGCGTTCCCACCGAGACGGAATACGCCAGCGAGTTCCGCTACCGCAACCCCATCATCGACGACGGTACGGTGGTCATCGCCGTCTCTCAGAGCGGTGAGACCGCCGACACTCAGGCGGCCATGCTCGAAGCCAAGCAGCGCGGGGCGACCGTTCTCGGCGTGGTCAACGTGGTCGGCTCCAGCATCGCCCGCGAGACCGACGCCGGCGTCTACCTGCACGTCGGACCTGAGATCGGCGTGGCCAGCACCAAGGCCTTCACCGGGCAGGTGGCCGTGCTGGCGCTCATGGCCTGCTACCTCGGCCGGCGCAAGCACCTTTCGCCGTCGGCGTCGGCGGCGTTCAACACCGCCTTGGCGCAGATCCCCGCGCAAATGCGCCGCGTGCTGGAATCGGTGGATGAGACTCGCGCCGTGGCCGAGCGCTTCGTGGATTGCAACAACTGGCTCTACCTGGGTCGCGGATACAACTACCCCGTGGCGCTGGAAGGGGCCCTGAAGATCAAGGAAGTGAGCTACATCCACGCCGAGGGCATGCCCGCGGCGGAGATGAAGCACGGTCCCATCGCCCTCATCACCGACGGCATGCCCGTGGTCTGCATCGCCACGGCCGGCAGCCAGTACGAAAAGATCCTGAACAACATCTCCGAGGTCCGCGCCCGCGGCGGCAGCATCATCGCCATCGCCACGGCGGGCGACCGCCACATCCGCCAGGTGGCCGAGCACGTGCTCTACGTCCCCGACACGGCCGAGCCGCTCCAGCCGCTGCTCACCGCGATTCCGCTGCAACTCATCGCCTACCACGCAGCCGTACTGCGCGGGTGCAATGTGGACAAGCCGCGGAATCTGGCGAAAAGCGTGACGGTGGAGTAA
- a CDS encoding replication-associated recombination protein A, whose amino-acid sequence MDLFAKQRDENRRQVEPLAVRMRPRTLDEFVGQEAFIGPGKLLRRMLEADRISSALFYGPPGTGKTTLAAIIANTTKSHFEPVNAAAVGVKEVREILLRARDNLANGGRRTILFVDELHRFNRAQQDVLLDDVENGTIIMIGATTENPFFSVNSPLISRSQIYQFQPLSNDQIKSLLYRAASDTERGLGRYKVDLRPDAADHLATTSDGDARRSLTALEIAVLSQTNAMPEPASVVVDLATAEESIQKKALQYDRDGDAHYDAISAMIKSIRGSDPDAAVYWLARMLEAGEDPRFIARRLVIAAAEDIGNADPRGLILAQAAADATQFVGMPECQLPLAQAAIYLARAPKSNASAMAIWAACEDVRTGRTIPVPKALKATGYAGAKRLGSGEGYKYPHDHPGGVVEQDYLGVDKVYYVPDKEATGRRSDEATKGKDESRR is encoded by the coding sequence ATGGACCTGTTCGCCAAACAGCGCGATGAGAACCGGCGGCAAGTGGAGCCGCTCGCGGTCCGCATGCGCCCGCGAACGCTCGATGAATTCGTCGGCCAGGAGGCGTTCATCGGGCCCGGGAAGCTCCTGCGACGGATGCTGGAGGCTGACCGGATTTCGAGCGCGCTTTTCTACGGCCCACCCGGAACCGGCAAAACAACGCTGGCAGCGATCATCGCCAACACGACGAAGTCGCACTTTGAGCCGGTCAACGCGGCCGCCGTAGGGGTAAAGGAAGTGCGGGAGATTCTGTTGCGGGCGCGGGACAACCTGGCCAACGGCGGGCGGCGGACGATCCTCTTCGTCGACGAGCTGCACCGCTTCAATCGGGCTCAGCAGGACGTGCTTCTCGACGACGTTGAAAACGGCACGATCATCATGATCGGCGCGACGACGGAGAACCCGTTCTTCTCCGTGAACTCGCCCCTGATATCCCGCAGCCAGATATACCAGTTTCAGCCGCTGAGCAACGATCAGATCAAGTCGCTTCTGTATCGGGCAGCGAGCGACACGGAGCGCGGATTGGGAAGGTACAAGGTCGATCTTCGCCCGGATGCGGCGGATCACCTCGCGACCACCAGCGACGGCGACGCGCGACGGTCGTTAACAGCACTGGAAATCGCGGTCCTTTCCCAGACGAACGCGATGCCCGAGCCGGCCAGCGTTGTCGTCGACCTCGCGACGGCTGAGGAGTCGATCCAGAAAAAGGCCTTGCAATACGATCGCGACGGCGACGCCCACTACGACGCGATCAGCGCCATGATCAAGTCCATTCGCGGGAGCGACCCGGACGCGGCCGTGTACTGGCTGGCGCGGATGCTGGAAGCGGGGGAAGATCCGCGGTTCATCGCCCGGAGGCTGGTAATCGCCGCGGCCGAGGACATCGGCAACGCTGACCCGCGGGGGCTGATTCTCGCCCAGGCGGCGGCCGATGCGACCCAATTCGTGGGCATGCCCGAGTGTCAGCTTCCTCTCGCGCAGGCGGCGATCTACCTGGCGCGGGCGCCAAAGTCGAATGCGTCGGCGATGGCGATTTGGGCGGCCTGCGAGGACGTGCGTACGGGGCGAACGATTCCGGTTCCCAAGGCGCTCAAGGCCACGGGTTACGCCGGGGCCAAGCGGCTGGGTTCGGGCGAGGGCTACAAGTATCCGCACGATCATCCTGGGGGCGTTGTGGAACAGGATTACCTCGGCGTCGATAAGGTGTATTATGTGCCGGACAAGGAAGCGACGGGGCGACGAAGCGACGAAGCGACGAAGGGGAAAGACGAGAGCCGTCGTTAG
- a CDS encoding 5-formyltetrahydrofolate cyclo-ligase: MPIKKDLRQRLRSVLAAISPEDMAAKSLRACQLLFQQPEFTKSEVLMVFLALSAEIDTSPIVLRAWQDRKRVLAPKVSWNQRRMLPIEIRSMTDDLTVSTMGIREPVSGVPIPIAIIDMVIVPGLAFDEYGNRLGRGRGFYDRFLAHPEFQGISCALAFEEQMVPNVPVGPLDKPVGMIVTDEKVRRFGKE; the protein is encoded by the coding sequence TTGCCCATCAAGAAAGATCTTCGCCAGCGACTGAGAAGCGTGCTCGCGGCGATTTCGCCGGAGGACATGGCCGCCAAGTCGCTGCGCGCCTGCCAATTGCTCTTTCAGCAGCCTGAATTCACGAAGAGCGAAGTGCTGATGGTCTTCCTGGCGCTGTCGGCGGAGATCGATACGTCACCCATCGTGCTGCGGGCGTGGCAAGATCGGAAGCGCGTGCTGGCTCCGAAAGTAAGCTGGAACCAGCGGCGCATGCTGCCCATCGAGATCCGCTCCATGACCGACGACCTGACCGTCTCGACGATGGGCATTCGCGAGCCGGTGAGCGGCGTTCCCATTCCCATCGCGATCATCGACATGGTCATCGTCCCGGGCCTGGCCTTCGACGAGTACGGCAACCGCCTGGGGCGCGGCCGGGGATTCTACGACCGCTTCCTCGCCCATCCCGAATTCCAGGGCATCTCCTGCGCGTTGGCGTTCGAGGAGCAGATGGTTCCGAACGTGCCGGTCGGCCCGCTGGACAAGCCCGTGGGCATGATCGTGACGGATGAGAAGGTGAGGAGGTTTGGGAAGGAGTAG
- a CDS encoding isoprenylcysteine carboxylmethyltransferase family protein: protein MSIAVWVRILVSIAVTALLLFGCAGRLDLPFFWAFIAITALLPVAMVTTVDRGLIRERMHTPPGGCDRKLPYLIMPFFGLHLAVAGLDARFGWSQVPFVWQCVGLAVCAAGYAVTVWAMRVNRFYSPVVRIQSERGHRVVDGGPYGFVRHPGYACAFLLLLCSGIMLGSWWAILCNVIPIALLLRRVSIEDPFLQANLPGYADYAARVRYRLLPGVW, encoded by the coding sequence ATGTCCATCGCCGTCTGGGTCCGTATCCTGGTGTCCATCGCCGTTACCGCGCTGCTGCTCTTTGGCTGCGCGGGCCGACTCGACCTTCCCTTCTTCTGGGCTTTCATCGCGATTACAGCGCTTCTGCCGGTCGCGATGGTCACGACGGTCGATCGCGGCCTGATCCGCGAGCGTATGCACACGCCGCCCGGCGGATGCGACCGCAAGTTACCCTATCTGATCATGCCATTCTTTGGTTTGCATCTCGCCGTTGCCGGACTCGATGCGAGATTCGGGTGGTCCCAGGTACCGTTCGTTTGGCAATGTGTGGGGCTGGCCGTTTGTGCGGCAGGCTACGCGGTCACTGTCTGGGCGATGCGCGTTAACCGCTTCTACTCACCGGTGGTACGCATCCAGTCGGAGCGGGGGCACCGCGTTGTGGACGGCGGACCTTATGGATTTGTCCGCCATCCGGGATATGCCTGCGCCTTCCTGCTCCTGCTGTGCAGCGGAATCATGCTCGGATCGTGGTGGGCCATTCTGTGCAACGTTATTCCGATAGCGCTGCTCTTGCGGCGCGTATCCATCGAAGACCCGTTTCTTCAAGCCAATCTACCGGGCTATGCCGACTATGCCGCGCGCGTTCGCTATCGCCTTCTGCCCGGCGTGTGGTAA
- a CDS encoding UDP-2,3-diacylglucosamine diphosphatase gives MKQYYRSVWISDLHLGNRDSQVDAIYSFLDSIHCDYLYLVGDIVDLWSLKRRWFWPKLYNEVLHKVLKRSRRGAKVIFIPGNHDEFFRDFVGYRFGDVEIRSQAIHETVDGKRLLVVHGDEFDAIVVYHKWLSKLGAWAYDYLIALNRWVNAFRRVLGMPYWSLSGAAKRRVKQAVKYVTNFEKVLSEKARREGVDGVICGHIHQPALRDADGVLYGNSGDWVENCTALVENEFGELELIWWRSRMDVRCVDMADAVALPTIMEWNDVDLPEPVVQSA, from the coding sequence ATGAAGCAGTATTATCGAAGCGTGTGGATCTCGGACCTGCATCTGGGCAACCGAGACTCGCAGGTCGACGCCATCTACAGTTTTCTGGACAGTATTCACTGCGATTACCTGTACCTTGTCGGGGACATCGTTGATCTGTGGTCGTTGAAGCGACGCTGGTTTTGGCCCAAGCTCTACAACGAAGTGCTTCACAAGGTGCTGAAACGGTCGCGTCGCGGGGCGAAAGTCATTTTCATTCCCGGTAACCACGACGAGTTCTTCCGTGATTTCGTGGGTTACCGGTTCGGCGACGTCGAGATTCGTTCGCAGGCCATCCATGAGACGGTCGACGGAAAGCGTCTGCTCGTCGTCCACGGCGACGAGTTCGACGCCATCGTCGTTTATCACAAGTGGCTGTCGAAGCTCGGGGCGTGGGCATACGACTACCTGATCGCCCTCAATCGCTGGGTGAATGCCTTCCGGCGGGTGTTGGGGATGCCTTACTGGAGCCTGTCCGGCGCGGCAAAACGGCGGGTCAAGCAGGCCGTAAAATACGTCACGAACTTCGAGAAGGTTCTTTCCGAAAAAGCCCGCCGGGAGGGCGTAGACGGCGTGATCTGCGGCCACATTCACCAACCGGCCCTTCGCGATGCCGACGGTGTTCTCTACGGTAACTCGGGCGACTGGGTCGAAAATTGTACAGCCCTGGTGGAAAACGAGTTTGGCGAACTGGAGCTGATCTGGTGGCGTTCAAGGATGGATGTCCGTTGTGTAGACATGGCTGACGCCGTAGCCTTACCCACGATCATGGAGTGGAACGACGTGGACCTGCCGGAGCCGGTCGTCCAGTCAGCCTAG
- a CDS encoding class I SAM-dependent methyltransferase yields MASTSVQRFYRYHARVYDKTRWMILHSRREAVDHLELTSDAAVMEVGCGTGLNFRYVLSRLDSKRGTLTGVDFSADMLKQAQRRVADRSWNNVDLVEADASTLSLDRKFDGVLFAYSLTMIPDWQGALARARDHLRPGGRLVVLDFGMFGGWGPLAPLMRAWLGACHVNTRRPYVEHMRSLFPSLYVRHWLGGYNFIAAGTR; encoded by the coding sequence TTGGCTTCAACCTCCGTACAACGGTTCTATCGATATCACGCCCGGGTCTACGACAAGACCCGCTGGATGATCCTGCACAGTCGGCGTGAAGCGGTGGATCATCTGGAACTGACGTCGGACGCGGCCGTGATGGAAGTCGGCTGCGGGACCGGTCTGAATTTCCGTTACGTGCTTAGTCGCCTGGACTCGAAGCGGGGCACGCTGACCGGCGTGGATTTCTCGGCGGATATGCTGAAGCAGGCGCAGCGGCGTGTGGCTGATCGCAGTTGGAACAACGTCGATCTTGTCGAGGCCGATGCGTCGACACTTTCGCTGGACCGGAAGTTTGACGGCGTCCTGTTTGCCTACAGCCTGACCATGATCCCCGACTGGCAAGGAGCGCTGGCGCGGGCCCGGGACCACCTGCGTCCGGGCGGGCGCCTGGTCGTACTGGATTTCGGCATGTTCGGCGGGTGGGGACCACTCGCCCCACTGATGCGGGCATGGCTGGGCGCGTGTCATGTCAACACGCGGCGCCCCTATGTAGAGCACATGCGCTCACTGTTTCCGAGCTTGTACGTTCGTCATTGGCTCGGCGGGTACAACTTCATCGCCGCCGGCACGAGGTAA
- a CDS encoding BtaA family protein, whose protein sequence is MITVIDLPQAKRRPLLERLVFRGIVFNMSWEDPEMDRRAFQLTGDDTVLSITSAGCNPLNFLCQSPRRLICVDGNPAQNAILELKLAGLATLDHATFFDIFAARSPERVESLYPNKLRPLISPRSQKFWDKNLKVVARGLYRHGRMGVFCRILRRYLKLVKINDSIIERLFACDSLEEQQSLYDGCIAPRLWRRSSKMFVSFKPLMYLAGVHPKQFELVDGRHNMYDYIRERIEHALTKVPAKDNYFLSQAISGRFRGNHVPPYLLEENFETLRNNLDRVEIVNGWLEPYLNSQPAGSINKFNLLDIFDWMPATAFESTLQAVLRASAPDATLIYRSGSYRLDPPESVRPFVHHHQELSRELLAIDRSATYGSFYVLSVKNGVAA, encoded by the coding sequence ATGATCACGGTGATCGATCTTCCCCAGGCCAAGCGTCGCCCCCTTCTTGAACGGCTCGTTTTCCGTGGCATCGTGTTCAACATGTCGTGGGAAGACCCGGAGATGGACAGGCGGGCTTTTCAACTCACGGGCGACGACACCGTCCTGTCCATCACGTCCGCAGGCTGCAATCCGCTGAATTTTCTATGCCAGAGCCCGCGCCGGCTAATCTGTGTGGACGGGAATCCCGCGCAGAATGCGATTCTCGAGTTGAAGCTCGCCGGACTGGCGACGCTGGACCACGCCACGTTCTTCGACATTTTCGCCGCTCGCTCTCCGGAGCGGGTCGAGTCGCTTTATCCCAACAAGCTTCGACCGCTCATTTCGCCACGCTCCCAGAAGTTCTGGGACAAGAATCTGAAGGTTGTCGCCCGGGGTCTGTATCGACACGGCCGGATGGGCGTTTTTTGCCGCATCCTCCGCCGCTATCTCAAACTGGTGAAAATCAACGACAGCATCATTGAGCGGCTCTTCGCGTGTGACTCGCTCGAGGAGCAGCAGAGCCTTTACGACGGCTGTATCGCGCCGCGGCTCTGGCGGCGGTCAAGCAAGATGTTCGTGTCCTTCAAACCGCTGATGTATCTGGCGGGGGTTCATCCGAAGCAATTCGAATTGGTGGACGGCCGCCACAACATGTATGACTACATCCGGGAGCGGATCGAGCACGCGTTGACGAAGGTTCCCGCCAAGGACAATTACTTCCTCAGTCAGGCCATTTCCGGACGTTTCCGGGGCAATCACGTGCCGCCTTACCTGCTGGAAGAGAACTTCGAGACGCTGCGTAACAACCTCGACCGGGTGGAGATCGTCAACGGCTGGCTGGAGCCATACTTGAACAGCCAGCCTGCCGGCTCGATCAACAAGTTCAATCTCCTGGACATATTCGACTGGATGCCGGCGACGGCGTTTGAGAGCACGTTACAAGCCGTACTGCGAGCGAGCGCCCCGGACGCCACCCTCATTTATCGCTCGGGAAGCTATCGGCTCGACCCCCCTGAATCGGTGCGGCCGTTCGTCCACCACCATCAGGAGCTGTCCCGGGAATTGCTGGCCATTGACCGCAGCGCCACCTACGGCAGCTTCTACGTGCTCTCGGTCAAGAATGGTGTCGCGGCCTAG